The genomic segment GCCGTCGATAACCGTTTATCGGACGATAAAAAATTTTCGTGGGTGGGCTGGGATTTTATCTACCGAAATGACATCGGCGCCTTATTGGAAAAAATTAAAACCGATTTTGAAACCGCTGCTGGGAGTTCCGGCAGCCGTCTTTAAAGACTCGCCGGTGTTGTAGCAATGTCGATCTCTACAACACCGATTGCGGTACATGCGGTTTAGCCTTTTACCGAGCCGATTGTCAGCCCCTTTACAAAGTATTTTTGCAGGAAGGGATACAGCAGAATAATCGGCAAGGTTGAAACGATAATGACGGCGGCTTTAATCGAAATACCGATAACCGACATATCTGCACTGCCGGCCCCATCCCCCATTGTGGCAGTACCGTTGACGATATTGCGTAAGAACAGCATAACGGGAAATTGAGATGACTTTAAGTAAATCAATCCGTTAAACCAATCATTCCAAAAGAATACTGCCGTATAAAGGCCGATTGCCGCCAAAGCGGGGGTTGAAAGAGGTACGACAATCTGCGTAAAAATTTTAAAGTAGCCGAGTCCGTCTATCAATGCGGCTTCTTCCAATTCGTGCGGAAAAGCTTTAAAAAAGTTTATTAAGATAATCAGGTGGAACTGATTGATGGCAAAGGGAAGCAGTATCGCGAATACCGTGCCTGTTAAATGCAAAGAAGAGACAAGCAGGTAGGTGGGAATTAAGCCGCCCGAAAAGAACATCGAAAAGACTACCAGCTTCATGATGATGCCGGTTCCGCGTAAAAACTTTTTTGAAAGCGGGTACGCAAAAGTAGAAGTAAAACAAAGCGCAATAAGGGTACCGAAAAAGGTATAGAAGATAGTATTACCGTACGCCTTAAAGAAATTCGGGTACGTGAATATTTGCTTATATGCTGCCGTCGTAAATCCCACCGGTAGAAACGATACTTTGTTCTGCATAATGGCTGCGGGGTCGGAGAACGACAGCGCAATCATATATATGAACGGTACAATGCAGATGAGTACGACAAACGCCATCACAATGAACAGGATAAGGTTAAACAGACCGAACGATTCTTGTCTTGAATGCATAGATCACTCCGTATTAATAGATACTTTCGTCGGTGAGGCGTTTACTGGCTGCGTTCGCAGAGGCGACGAGAAAAATTCCGATAACGCCGGTAAATAATCCGATAGCCGTTGCATACGAATAGTTTTGATTTGCCAAGCCGGTACGGTATACGAGCGTTGCGATAATGTCGCTAACGTCTGCATTGTTCGGTGTATACATAAGCAGTATCTTTTCAAAACCGAGGGTCAGCAATCTGCCGATTTCCAAAATCAGCATAACCATAATAGTCGGTAAGATGGACGGAATGGTGATATACAGGATCTGCTGCAGCTTTCCCGCTCCGTCGATTTTTGCCGCTTCGTACAGTTCTTCGTTAATTCCCGTAATCGCGGCGAGATAGATAATTGCAGTCCATCCCATATACTGCCATGTGTCGGTAAAAATATACAATACCCTAAAATAAGAAGGTTCATTCATAAAATAGATCGGCTGCATATCAAAAACATTTTTTAAAAAAAGGTTTAAAATACCGGTACTCGGCGAAAGAATTTCAGCCGCCATTGCAATGACGACGACAGTCGAAATAAAACGCGGCATATACGAAACCGTTTGCACAAATTTCTTTAAAAAAACGGAGCGTATTTCGTTTAATAGGAGCGCAAAGATAATCGGTATCGGGAAGTTGATGAGTAAATTCATCAGCGATAACGTCAGCGTGTTTCTAAATGCCCGCCAAAAGGCAGGGTCTTTAAAGAACATCGTAAAATAGCGCAATCCTACCCATTCGGTACCGAAAGCGCCGAGTCCCGGACGGTACCGCCTAAATGCAAGAACATTGCCGAAAATCGGAACATACTTGAATATGATAAAATAAAGCAATGGCAGCAGAAGCATCGCATAGAGCTGCCAGTATTGATGGAAATAGCGTTTTGTTGTGTTATTCATAAAGCATAAAAATACGCCTGCAAAGCGATGCTTATGCAGGCGCTGCAAGGGGTTATTTCCTTACGTGCTCGTTATAGAGCGTAAGGTATTTTTCAATGCCTACATTGTTCATTTCCGTAACGTAAGCATTCCAATCATTATCGAGATCTTTTTTACCGGTGATAAAATCGTTGTTCCATTTTTCAAACGTGTCTAAGAGCGGGGTACGCAAAATACCTGCTTCTTCGGCAACGGCATCATCGAACAACGGAGTGGGGGGAATAGGCTGGATCGCCATATCCATTTTTTCTACTTCTGCATTGATGCGGGCATAATTTTCGTCGTACTTTGTCATCTCTCTGCTGTTAATCCATACAAGCTGTGTCGTATCGGCGCCGCAGCCGTATTTTAACTGCATCGTCTTGTAAATGCCTTCAGGAGATTCGGTAATTTCCTTTGCATACTGAATCTTTCCGTTTTCTACCGTATAGGTTACTCCTTCTACGCCGAGGCACCAGAGCTTTGCGCCCTCATCGCTGAAGAAAATATCGTCGATTGCGCGGACGACTTTTTCAAAGTCTGCCCGTTTTGCAGTCTTTGACGGGAACATAATTCCCCATTGGGTTCTGCTCTTGGGTTGGTGATGCGCACCTGCGGGGCCTGCAAGCGGCGGATACATTTGCAGTTTAAAGCCGTCAATTGCCGATTTACCGGTAACGCCGCCGATTTGGTCATAGTAGGCATAAGTCGCAACTGCCTTACCGGTTGCAAGTTTTTGCGCCCATTTGTCTCCGTCGATGGGATCCGCCATTTCGGGGTCAAGCAGTCCTTCTTTATATAACCTTGCAAGGAAACGAGCATACGTTCTATACATTTCCGTTGTTGCACCGGCAAAATAGTTCCTTTGGGTATAGTCCCAGCTTAAAACACCGGTACCGGTTGAAGAATTTTTACCGAGGCTGATTCCGAATGACGGCATTGTCATTCTGTATAATACGCGCGGGCCGGCTAAAATCGTCAGAGGGTAGGAGTCGGGATTGTCTTGCTTATATTTCTTTAAATAGGTATAGAGGTCATCGAATGTTTTGGGCTGTGAAAGGCCGTATTTATTCAGCACATCTTCGCGTAAAATCAATCCTCCGTCATAAAACGGAACATCGAAGAGGGAAGGCAGATAGTAATATTTTCCGTCCTTGAGGCGGAGTGCATCGACATCTTTTTCCAAACCGAATTTTTTTACCTGCGCGTTAAAGTTCGGCGTCCATTCGGGATAATCGCTGATCGGGATAAGAGCACCGTTTAAAGCTAACGAACCGTTTTCTCCGGTGGTGTTTTGGTAAAGGATAACATCCGGTCCGTTACCGGTGTTTAATGCTAACGATACTTTAGTGTTGTAATCGGCAATCGGTATCGGCTCAAAATGCAGTTTTGTGTTTGAGCGTTTTTCGGATTCCTGTACGGTCAGCCAATCGGCTTTGAAGGGGAGCGTTGCATTGTCCGAATAATACAGCGAAATTTCAATCGGTTTTTCCGAATTGGTTTTGGTTGCCGATGCGCTTTTGTTAGAGTCGCATCCGGCCAGCAAGGTGCCGGCAATAAACAGCGCGGTACAGAGCTTAAAAATACGTTTCATGATTTCCTCCGAATTAAGCGGCATCCTTACAATGTAGTTTACAGTAAGATGCCCTCCGTCGGTTAACAAGACAGCCTGATTTAGGTTGTCAAAGTTAATCCTTTTGAAAAGGGTAACCTGTCATCATCCATTTGTCAAGTTTTTTTGCCGTTATGTTGTGCGATTTTTTATCAATATATGGTAAAACAACCGGCAAAAAAAACGCTAAATACCGAAGAATACACCCCTTAAAATAATTACACACTATGAAACAAGATTTTCATAGTGTGTAATGTAAACAACCCTATTCCTCTTTCGGATATCGTTTTTTTATCTCTGCGATCTTTTCAAGCCATTCGGATTTATCTATGTCTCCGCGCATTACCTGCATACCGAGCGGATCCGCTTCTTGCCGGTACGCCGCCTCTCGCTGCCGGTCAATGTATGTGTTATATTCTTCCTTGCTGATAAGCCCTTCTTGGTACAACTCTTTTTTAGTCTTTTTGACGATGTAATCACCTTCGATTTTTTCATCGGCTTTGAGCTGAATAAGACCGGCTGCGACCTTTTCGCCTTCACTCATATCTTCAAAGCCTGAACCGTCTTCATTCAACTTTTTGCCTTTCGGCACTGCCATAAATCCTTCTTTAACCAGCTGTGTAAGCGGCTTTTTAGTACCTGCCTGTAAGTCCGTGTACATACGGATGTCATCACCGATATTGGCTTGAAAGTTTGAGCCGTAAATATAAGTTATTCCTTCTTTTTCCTTCTTAGGCTTTTTGCCGATAACACGGTTTATAATAATATTGTTTTTAACTTCTAAACGCTCTACATATTCCATATTCTTCCCCCTATTAGTCTTTTACCAATACCCAGATGGTAAAGGTCAAGTTGCGAGATCGATTTTCTTCGGCGGTTGGAACAACACGACTAGCATTGAAAATTAAATTGCCAGTAAGACCTTGTCCGTTTCCATGAGACCTTCCACCATACTCATTCCAAGTAGATAGACTAAATAAGGGAGAAGAAGATGCAGAAAGCATATCTGTATAAAAAAAAGTTTGAAACCCTTCAATATTTCTAATCGCATCTCCCTGCTCATCATCTTGAAAGATATACGCGCCATTCCTGATTTGCTCTTTCGTTAATCTCTTGGCGCTAAACGCCTTAGCATTCCGCCCTTTGGATCTAAAGAAGTTACCTTCATAGCTGACTTCATGCCAGCTATAGCCTTCAAAATGAAGGGAGGTATCTTCCAGCGGGCTCGGCATTCCCGGCCATTGGACATAGCCGGTTTGGAAGATTTGAATAAAGCGTCTATCAATCGCATCGGCGAGTTGGGAGGTTGATGTATTATTTGGAGTTCCGCCGCTTCTTTTAATCAATCCTGTGAGGTTATCTAAAATCAGATTGATAGTCTCTGCCGGAATAAAACTCGGCGGAACCAGCGGATCGTTAAAATCGCCGTTGGTAAACTTTCCGGAAGCATCGACTCCCGGCCACATTACTTTCTCTCCATTGAGCGTAAGTTCCTGATTGTCAGGATACATATCCATAGAACAACTCCTTATCATATAAAAAATAGCATACGGTAGAGGCTGGAACGACCATCTTTATGGCTGTTTCAATATCTTTTCTTCGATTTGTCGGACTATAACCGGGTATTGCTATAAAAGCGACTTGTTTAGAACGAATAGAACCGATACGTTTTTGACCAAATACAGCGGCACCGAATGGGGCAGGTGTAAAGGGATAGAAAATAGTTATTTCAACTTTTACCGTATGTTTTAGCTCCTCAAGTGAATGAAAGAGCTTATCTGCCGGAAAGGTATAGGTAAAAAAAACAATCTGATTGGCAAGGACGGATTCTTCTAGAGCCGCTTCAAATTCTTTTGTTGTAGCGAGCTTTTCTCCTCCGAGCACAGATACTGAAAGTGCTGAAAACACTTTATAGTCGCCGAGTCTTGCACATCCGAAAGACGCATAACCGAAACAGGCAGGGGTGAACGGATATGAAACGGTTATGTTGACACCATAAAGAACGGCAATCTCTTGTAATACCGGCTTACTAATAAACCCTCTTCTCTTGCTTAAAAGCAGTGAGCGCCGCATCTGTAGCGGTAGGTGCGGATAGACTGAACCAAGCAAGACACGCTCCCAGTCGTCTATGGTGGTATCTGCTGTCTTGGGTGTGGCTTCCTGCATCAGACGCGGGAAGCGGCTTTTGAAGCGGTAGAGTTCTTCTGCTTGAGCCTCGACCCATTGAGAGAGGTCGCTTTCCGGATCATCAAACTGTGCATCCCAGTACACACCGAGCGGAAAAAGCTTTTTAATGGCAGCCGCATAATCGGCTTGAGTACGAAGGAGATTACTTAACGGCAAAGCGCACCGTCCCCCATACCGGATATTCCAGTATGGTCGTGGTAAATTCTCCGGCGACCCCATTGGCGAGTTCAACCTTTGCAAAGCTGATTTTTACCCCATCTACGATCGCATCGCGGAAGCTACCTTCCGTATAGCGGACACCGGGACGAGCTGAGGCGTTTAGATAGGTTTTAAGGCGGTTTTCGACGATGCCGTGATTTTCGCTGCTGCTTTCGGTAGCAAGTAAGGTAATTGTCATGTCGATAGGACGCAGGGATGGTGTGCGTACCGTATACAGAACCGGCGGAGCGACGGAATCAATGTATGCGGTAACAACTGAAAGGTTCCCTACCTGTGAGATACCGTGAAAGTGATCGCCTGAGATAACCTGTATCAAAAGAGCGCCGAATACGCCGAAATTTTTAAACTCAAAGGCTTTCGATACATCAGCTGAGGAGTCAACCGCCCACGCGGCAAAGTCTCCGATTTTGCCGTACCGGGTAGTGTTGCGGAGGGCAAGCAGTACCCGTGAAAGGTATTCTTCATCGCTTTCAGCATCAACGCCGCCTTTGATGCCGCCTAGTACCACCGCTTCACTGGAAAGACCAACGGGAAGCGCTGAGGAAAGTTTGAGCTTTTCTCCGGCGGCAAGATTAGAAGCGACGCCCGCCTGTTCGGCATGAAGCCAGATAACAGCTTTCCCAGTGCTGTCTATTTTGAAAGCAGTATCGGTAAAATAGCGCTTACCGGAAGCGGAGGTATAGACAAGTCCCGCCGGTACTGCCGTTCCTGTAACGCCTTTAATTTCCGCTTGTCCGATAGCAGCGACGGCATACAAAGGCGGTACCCGGTCAGACCAGTGCATGCGCAGATAGTCACCGGTTGCCGTATCCGGAAAGAGCTGATCGGCTAAAAATGACAGGTCGCCAAGGAGCTGATGATACATCCCCGCCTGTACTTCCGATAGAACCCGAATCAAATTATGCCGGGCGGTTTTATCGAGCGGCTTAAAGCGACTCATATATGCGCTGTACATACGGTCGAGTAAGACCGGTAAGGATTCTCTAACCAATGCCATACCATACATCCTTTATAAATACCGAGCTTCCGTCAGGCTGGACAACAGTTACCACATAGCGGATTTCATTCTTGCCGGTGCGCTCGGCGGTACATTCAATCGAGCGGACTAAGCCGTCCGTTTTAAGC from the Treponema vincentii F0403 genome contains:
- a CDS encoding ABC transporter permease, which translates into the protein MQRLHKHRFAGVFLCFMNNTTKRYFHQYWQLYAMLLLPLLYFIIFKYVPIFGNVLAFRRYRPGLGAFGTEWVGLRYFTMFFKDPAFWRAFRNTLTLSLMNLLINFPIPIIFALLLNEIRSVFLKKFVQTVSYMPRFISTVVVIAMAAEILSPSTGILNLFLKNVFDMQPIYFMNEPSYFRVLYIFTDTWQYMGWTAIIYLAAITGINEELYEAAKIDGAGKLQQILYITIPSILPTIMVMLILEIGRLLTLGFEKILLMYTPNNADVSDIIATLVYRTGLANQNYSYATAIGLFTGVIGIFLVASANAASKRLTDESIY
- a CDS encoding carbohydrate ABC transporter permease, with translation MHSRQESFGLFNLILFIVMAFVVLICIVPFIYMIALSFSDPAAIMQNKVSFLPVGFTTAAYKQIFTYPNFFKAYGNTIFYTFFGTLIALCFTSTFAYPLSKKFLRGTGIIMKLVVFSMFFSGGLIPTYLLVSSLHLTGTVFAILLPFAINQFHLIILINFFKAFPHELEEAALIDGLGYFKIFTQIVVPLSTPALAAIGLYTAVFFWNDWFNGLIYLKSSQFPVMLFLRNIVNGTATMGDGAGSADMSVIGISIKAAVIIVSTLPIILLYPFLQKYFVKGLTIGSVKG
- a CDS encoding putative phage tail protein produces the protein MGSPENLPRPYWNIRYGGRCALPLSNLLRTQADYAAAIKKLFPLGVYWDAQFDDPESDLSQWVEAQAEELYRFKSRFPRLMQEATPKTADTTIDDWERVLLGSVYPHLPLQMRRSLLLSKRRGFISKPVLQEIAVLYGVNITVSYPFTPACFGYASFGCARLGDYKVFSALSVSVLGGEKLATTKEFEAALEESVLANQIVFFTYTFPADKLFHSLEELKHTVKVEITIFYPFTPAPFGAAVFGQKRIGSIRSKQVAFIAIPGYSPTNRRKDIETAIKMVVPASTVCYFLYDKELFYGYVS
- a CDS encoding extracellular solute-binding protein; this encodes MKRIFKLCTALFIAGTLLAGCDSNKSASATKTNSEKPIEISLYYSDNATLPFKADWLTVQESEKRSNTKLHFEPIPIADYNTKVSLALNTGNGPDVILYQNTTGENGSLALNGALIPISDYPEWTPNFNAQVKKFGLEKDVDALRLKDGKYYYLPSLFDVPFYDGGLILREDVLNKYGLSQPKTFDDLYTYLKKYKQDNPDSYPLTILAGPRVLYRMTMPSFGISLGKNSSTGTGVLSWDYTQRNYFAGATTEMYRTYARFLARLYKEGLLDPEMADPIDGDKWAQKLATGKAVATYAYYDQIGGVTGKSAIDGFKLQMYPPLAGPAGAHHQPKSRTQWGIMFPSKTAKRADFEKVVRAIDDIFFSDEGAKLWCLGVEGVTYTVENGKIQYAKEITESPEGIYKTMQLKYGCGADTTQLVWINSREMTKYDENYARINAEVEKMDMAIQPIPPTPLFDDAVAEEAGILRTPLLDTFEKWNNDFITGKKDLDNDWNAYVTEMNNVGIEKYLTLYNEHVRK
- a CDS encoding baseplate J/gp47 family protein is translated as MALVRESLPVLLDRMYSAYMSRFKPLDKTARHNLIRVLSEVQAGMYHQLLGDLSFLADQLFPDTATGDYLRMHWSDRVPPLYAVAAIGQAEIKGVTGTAVPAGLVYTSASGKRYFTDTAFKIDSTGKAVIWLHAEQAGVASNLAAGEKLKLSSALPVGLSSEAVVLGGIKGGVDAESDEEYLSRVLLALRNTTRYGKIGDFAAWAVDSSADVSKAFEFKNFGVFGALLIQVISGDHFHGISQVGNLSVVTAYIDSVAPPVLYTVRTPSLRPIDMTITLLATESSSENHGIVENRLKTYLNASARPGVRYTEGSFRDAIVDGVKISFAKVELANGVAGEFTTTILEYPVWGTVRFAVK